One window from the genome of Polynucleobacter sp. MWH-Svant-W18 encodes:
- a CDS encoding fumarylacetoacetate hydrolase family protein produces MSSEFVIDPPAVVSLPVTGDTRRFPVNRIFCVGRNYADHAREMGHDPDREPPFFFMKPASAIVTDGKDMAYPHLSNDVHHEIEMVVAIGKGGENISADHALEHVYGYGVGLDMTRRDLQGEAKKLGRPWDTGKAFDQAAPCGAITPAAQCGHLGEGVVKLLINGQVRQEGNLNQLIWDVPETIAYLSTLFTLEPGDLIFTGTPAGVGPVKKGDVLEASIEGLESLKTTIR; encoded by the coding sequence ATGAGTTCAGAATTTGTCATTGACCCACCAGCAGTAGTTTCTCTTCCAGTGACGGGCGATACCCGTCGCTTTCCAGTTAATCGCATTTTCTGCGTGGGTCGCAACTATGCTGATCATGCGCGTGAGATGGGTCATGATCCTGACCGTGAACCACCATTCTTTTTTATGAAGCCGGCTAGCGCCATCGTGACTGATGGTAAGGATATGGCTTATCCCCATTTATCAAATGATGTTCATCACGAAATCGAAATGGTAGTTGCCATCGGTAAAGGTGGAGAAAATATTTCTGCGGATCATGCCTTAGAGCATGTCTATGGATACGGTGTTGGCTTGGATATGACTAGACGTGATCTCCAAGGCGAAGCTAAAAAGCTTGGCCGTCCTTGGGATACTGGCAAAGCATTTGATCAAGCCGCTCCCTGCGGCGCTATTACCCCAGCCGCACAATGCGGACATCTAGGTGAGGGCGTAGTCAAGTTACTAATCAATGGACAAGTGCGCCAAGAGGGTAATCTCAATCAACTGATTTGGGATGTTCCGGAAACGATTGCCTATCTATCCACCTTATTCACCTTAGAGCCTGGCGATTTAATTTTCACTGGCACCCCCGCTGGAGTCGGCCCCGTCAAAAAAGGGGATGTACTAGAGGCTAGCATTGAGGGCTTGGAAAGCTTAAAAACCACTATTCGTTAG
- a CDS encoding DUF5993 family protein translates to MYMFLPFLTAFIGLILVWFEKRIAALFVLAITVGILMVWFRFHANSHLNISL, encoded by the coding sequence ATGTATATGTTCCTACCTTTTCTGACAGCGTTCATTGGACTGATCTTAGTCTGGTTTGAGAAGCGTATTGCAGCATTATTCGTTTTGGCGATTACTGTCGGCATTCTGATGGTCTGGTTCCGCTTTCATGCGAATTCTCATTTGAATATTAGTCTGTGA
- a CDS encoding disulfide bond formation protein B — protein MSKATLPSLAALGNQLSLLAVISVLSYAFVDQLYFGEMPCPLCLMQRVGFVIIGFAIVLNIRCGAHSAHYGWAILGGLVGMMVSLRQVFLHILPEDKGFGSTFLELHFYTWAFVGYMGLLAGQAILLMLPNREVRSRSWFANTLVIVFIILVFGNLLSTLLECGVGPCADDPVKYDGWFWLRSRLGF, from the coding sequence GTGAGTAAAGCTACTCTTCCTTCTCTTGCTGCCCTAGGTAATCAACTGTCTCTGCTGGCAGTGATTAGTGTTTTATCGTATGCCTTTGTTGATCAACTGTATTTTGGCGAGATGCCTTGTCCGCTTTGTTTGATGCAGCGCGTTGGTTTTGTCATCATTGGCTTTGCAATCGTTCTGAATATTCGTTGTGGTGCCCACAGTGCGCATTACGGCTGGGCTATTTTGGGCGGACTAGTCGGCATGATGGTTTCATTACGCCAAGTGTTCTTGCACATTCTGCCCGAAGACAAGGGATTTGGCAGTACTTTCTTGGAATTGCATTTTTACACCTGGGCCTTTGTAGGCTATATGGGCCTCTTGGCTGGTCAGGCGATCTTATTGATGCTGCCCAATCGTGAGGTGCGTTCACGTTCTTGGTTTGCCAACACTCTAGTGATTGTTTTTATTATCTTGGTGTTCGGTAATTTACTGTCTACATTGCTCGAGTGTGGTGTTGGTCCTTGCGCTGATGATCCTGTCAAATACGATGGCTGGTTTTGGTTGCGTAGTCGACTGGGTTTCTAA